AAGAACTGCTCCTTCTCCAGGCGGAGATCTCAAACAGCAGGCTTGATAGATTCGTTGGAAAAAAATTGAAGTTCCTGGTTGAGGGAAAAGAAGGGAAGTTTCTTGTGGGAAGGACCTGGACGGAAGCACCTGAAGTGGACGGAGTGGTTTTTGTAAGAGGGAAAGGGAAGATAGGAGACTTTCTTGAAGTGGTGATAAAAGAGCACGACGAGTACGACATGTGGGGGTCAGTGATATGAATCTTGCGAACTTTTTTTCTTTGTTGAGAGCGGCGCTGGTAATTCCTGTTGTCTGGTTTTACATGGAAGGATGGATCTCTTTGTCGTTCCTGATTTTTGTATTTGCGGCTTTCACAGATTATCTCGATGGTTTTTTTGCGAGGAAGAAAAACCAGGTAACGGATTTTGGAAAGGTCTTCGATCAGGTTTCTGACAAGATTCTCGTGATATCCACGGCAGTGGCCATGTTGGATGTTCTTCCGTTGTGGTACGTTCTGGTTGTCTTTGCAAGAGACACCTTTGTAAACGGGCTCAGAATACTCGCAGCCAGCAGAGGAAACGTTGTGCCAGCGAGGTGGATAGGGAAGGCGAAGACTGTTTCTCAATTTGTGGTGTTGATCGCTGCGTATCTCTTCAAGATGGGCTTTTTGAGTAACGCACTTCTCATGTTTTTTGTGGTGCTCTCACTCACAGTAACGGTGATCTCCTGGATTACGTACACGATCGATATTGCAAGAATCACGAAATTGGAGGGATAGTTCATGAGGACCTTCATTGCTATCGATGTTAACGAAGAAGTCAAGAAGCAAGCTTCTGAAATCATAGAAAAACTCATGAGAAGAGGTTTTGGTGCAACGTGGGTTTCTGAAGAAAACATGCACCTCACACTTTTTTTCCTGGGGGAGGTTGACGAACAAAAAATCTCTGAAATAGCCGAACACCTCTGTAGAAGGGTGAGAGGTTTTCCTTCTTTTTCGTTCACCGTGAAGGGTTTTGGGTACTTCAAAAGGAAGATGTCTCCGCGCGTCTTCTGGCTCGGAGTGGAGAACACTGATCGCCTGATGAAACTCTACGAAGAGCTCAGAAACGAGCTGTCTCACCACGGTTTTTCGTTTGAAGAGAAGTTCGTCCCTCACATTACGATTGGAAGGGTGAAGTACTACCCGGACAAATGGGAAAAACTGATCGAAGACATCGATTTTCCACCCATCGAAGTTGCTGTGGACAGATTCAAGATTTACTCGTCCACGTTAACACCGACGGGTCCCATCTACAGAGTTCTTTACGAATGCCAGTTTGAAGGAGGATTGATCAGGTATGTCTGATGAAAAACAGAAAAAGAGTGTCCTGGAAAAAGCGTTGAAGAGAATAGAAGAGAACTTTGGAAAGGGTTCCATAATGATCCTGGGTGATGAAACCCAGGTTCAGCCTGTAGAGGTGATACCAACAGGGTCTCTCGCCATCGATATCGCAACGGGTGTTGGAGGATACCCAAGAGGAAGGATTGTGGAAATCTTTGGTCAGGAATCGAGCGGAAAAACCACCCTCGCGCTTCACGCCATAGCAGAGGCCCAGAAGATGGGAGGAGTGGCTGCTTTCATAGACGCAGAACACGCACTGGACCCTGTTTACGCGAAAAACCTTGGAGTGGATCTGAAGAGTCTTCTCATCTCTCAGCCTGATCATGGAGAGCAAGCACTCGAAATAGTGGATGAACTCGTAAGAAGTGGTGTGGTCGACCTCATAGTTGTTGATTCCGTTGCGGCTCTCGTTCCCAGAGCGGAAATAGAAGGTGCCATGGGAGACATGCAGGTGGGTCTTCAGGCGCGTCTCATGTCTCAGGCACTGAGAAAGATCGCGGGAAGTGTGAACAAATCCAAGGCGGTAGTTATATTCACAAACCAGATCAGAATGAAGATAGGCGTTATGTTTGGAAGCCCGGAAACCACGACCGGCGGACTCGCCTTGAAATTCTACGCAACCATGAGGATGGAAGTCAGGAGGGGTGAACCTATAAAGGAAGGAAAAGATGTGATAGGCAACGTGATAAGTGTAAAGATCGTGAAGAACAAGGTTGCTCCTCCGTTCAAAACCGCTCAGACGTACATCATATACGGGAAAGGGATCGATAGAGAGTACGAGCTGTTCAATATCGCTGTTGAGGAAAGCATGGTAGAAAGAAAAGGTAGCTGGTATTACTACACCACTCTCAAAGGTGAGGAAGTTTCCCTTGGGCAGGGAAGCTCGAACGCCGTTCAGTTTCTCAAAGATAACCCTGAAATAGCAGGAGAGATCGAAAGGAGAATAAGAGAAAAATATGGATTACTATCAGTGGAGAAAGAAGAACAGAAGAAGGAAGAGAAATCTTCAGACGAAGAAGCCTCTTAATTATGCGTTGAAGCTCCTAAAGTATCGAGTCAGATTTGAAGACGAACTTCGCGAGCGGTTGAAGAAACAGGGCTTCGCAGATGAGGAAGTGGAAAGTACCATTAATACCTTGAAGAAGCAGGGATATCTGGACGATGAAAAAGCGGCTTATCTCTTTGCACTCGACGAAATGCGGTTGAAACTCTTTGGACCGAGAGTTGTGAGGATGAAGCTCAAATCACTTGGAGTGGATGAAGAGATCATAGAAAGAGCGATCGAAAAGGCTCTGGAGGAGATCGATTTTCACGAAGAATTGAAGAGATTGAAAGGTCGATTCAAAGATCGATGGGAGTTAAGAGATTATCTCTACAGAAGAGGGTTCGATCCTTCTCTCATCGAGGAAATTCTCAATAAAATAGATGGAGGTGAAGAATGATGCTGTGGTACATAGTAGCAGGAGCCGGTGGTCTTCTGATTGGATACTTAATAGCAAGTTATCAGATAAATCAAAAGCTCAGAAAAGCGAAAGAAGACGCTCAAACCATAATCGAGAAAGCAGAAAAAGAAGCAAACGAGATAAAAAAGAAAGCGATAATAGAAGGAAGAGAGGAAGTTCACAGGCTCAGAGAGGAATTCGAGAAAGAGCGATCCAGAAGAGAAGAAGAATTGAGAGCGTTTGAGGAAAGAATTTTAAAGAGAGAAGAACTCCTGACGAGGAAAGAGGAAAACCTTGAAAAAAGGGAACATCAGATTGAGGAACTCAAAGCAAATCTGGAAGAGAAAATGAGAGAGGTCGAAGAAAAGGAAAAAAGAATCGACGAAGAATTGAAGCGTCTTGCCGGTATGACTGTGGAAGAAGCAAGAGAGCTCATTCTCGAAGAAGCCAGGCAGAGGTACGAACACGACCTTGCGAAACTCTACAAAGAGATGAAAGAACAGGTTGAAGAAGAAGTCGAAAAGGAAGCCAAGAAAGTCATAGCATTCGCTGTTCAGAGATACGCACCGGATTATGTAGGAGAAATCACCGTTTCTACCGTTTCACTTCCGTCGGACGACATGAAGGGAAGAATCATAGGCAGAGAAGGAAGAAACATCAGAACGTTTGAAAAGATCACGGGTGTGGACTTGATAATAGACGACACCCCGGAAGTGGTGGTTCTTTCCTGCTTTAACCCTCTGAGAAGAGAGATAGCCCGTATCACACTGGAAAAACTGGTGGCGGATGGAAGAATACATCCTGCAAGGATCGAAGAAATGTACGAAAAAGCAAAGCAGGAAGTGGAGAAAGCCATAAAAGAAGCTGGACAAGAGGCGACGTTCAAAGCGGGTGTTATGGGGCTCCATCCGGAGCTTGTGAAACTCCTTGGAAAATTGAAATACAGAACGAGCTATGGCCAAAACGTTCTGAACCATTCGATAGAAGTGGCTCTGCTCGCCGGTTACATGGCTTCTGAA
The DNA window shown above is from Thermotoga sp. Mc24 and carries:
- the recA gene encoding recombinase RecA; amino-acid sequence: MSDEKQKKSVLEKALKRIEENFGKGSIMILGDETQVQPVEVIPTGSLAIDIATGVGGYPRGRIVEIFGQESSGKTTLALHAIAEAQKMGGVAAFIDAEHALDPVYAKNLGVDLKSLLISQPDHGEQALEIVDELVRSGVVDLIVVDSVAALVPRAEIEGAMGDMQVGLQARLMSQALRKIAGSVNKSKAVVIFTNQIRMKIGVMFGSPETTTGGLALKFYATMRMEVRRGEPIKEGKDVIGNVISVKIVKNKVAPPFKTAQTYIIYGKGIDREYELFNIAVEESMVERKGSWYYYTTLKGEEVSLGQGSSNAVQFLKDNPEIAGEIERRIREKYGLLSVEKEEQKKEEKSSDEEAS
- the thpR gene encoding RNA 2',3'-cyclic phosphodiesterase — encoded protein: MRTFIAIDVNEEVKKQASEIIEKLMRRGFGATWVSEENMHLTLFFLGEVDEQKISEIAEHLCRRVRGFPSFSFTVKGFGYFKRKMSPRVFWLGVENTDRLMKLYEELRNELSHHGFSFEEKFVPHITIGRVKYYPDKWEKLIEDIDFPPIEVAVDRFKIYSSTLTPTGPIYRVLYECQFEGGLIRYV
- a CDS encoding regulatory protein RecX — protein: MDYYQWRKKNRRRKRNLQTKKPLNYALKLLKYRVRFEDELRERLKKQGFADEEVESTINTLKKQGYLDDEKAAYLFALDEMRLKLFGPRVVRMKLKSLGVDEEIIERAIEKALEEIDFHEELKRLKGRFKDRWELRDYLYRRGFDPSLIEEILNKIDGGEE
- a CDS encoding CDP-alcohol phosphatidyltransferase family protein; protein product: MNLANFFSLLRAALVIPVVWFYMEGWISLSFLIFVFAAFTDYLDGFFARKKNQVTDFGKVFDQVSDKILVISTAVAMLDVLPLWYVLVVFARDTFVNGLRILAASRGNVVPARWIGKAKTVSQFVVLIAAYLFKMGFLSNALLMFFVVLSLTVTVISWITYTIDIARITKLEG
- the rny gene encoding ribonuclease Y, which codes for MLWYIVAGAGGLLIGYLIASYQINQKLRKAKEDAQTIIEKAEKEANEIKKKAIIEGREEVHRLREEFEKERSRREEELRAFEERILKREELLTRKEENLEKREHQIEELKANLEEKMREVEEKEKRIDEELKRLAGMTVEEARELILEEARQRYEHDLAKLYKEMKEQVEEEVEKEAKKVIAFAVQRYAPDYVGEITVSTVSLPSDDMKGRIIGREGRNIRTFEKITGVDLIIDDTPEVVVLSCFNPLRREIARITLEKLVADGRIHPARIEEMYEKAKQEVEKAIKEAGQEATFKAGVMGLHPELVKLLGKLKYRTSYGQNVLNHSIEVALLAGYMASELGLNADKARRGGLLHDIGKAVDQELEGSHTTIGAELARRYGEKEDIINMILSHHGEEEPMTPEAVLVAAADALSAARPGARRESLENYIKRLMKLEEIAKSFKYVEKAYAIQAGREIRVIVEPDKVDDALAEKLAYDISKKIEEELEYPGVLKVVVIREKRSVAYAK